The Pseudarthrobacter sulfonivorans genome includes a window with the following:
- a CDS encoding recombinase XerD: MTTELPEGLIPRNTVRGRPRTTGTVQCARCGRNAGKTRASWPEGKICGPCFTVATRTHGTCPDCGHHRLLPGPPAQDGGPRCAPCAGILHNFHCARCNHEGEFYRRGICARCALRDDLTALLLTNPANPTTANRLVDILCQADRPESIITWKRSAKVQTLLTSISSGQTPLSHEGLDSHRDTAGRAADHLRALLVHHGLFPYQDPYLSRFEAWIDVKLRPMPAEVAKPVEHFAKWHHLRRIRAMATPDTTAQGPVHSAKQEITETIKFLDWLWQTHHRTAATCTQQDVDTWLTTGPTTRKAIRTFFIFAKKTGTNMRVEIGHYAAKGRPAIPQEQRLAWLKELLTGTSESLPYRVAGTLLLLYAQPLVRVASLRTDAISINDTTGAIRICLGTHPVPVPQPFAELLKQHLRNRPNLRTASDGDSQWLFPGTRAGQHLHPNTIMDRLRGLGLDLLGARNAALDEHLSVTPPPLVADALGYSYQVAFLHADAAEEAWTRYASERT, translated from the coding sequence GCCCGCTGCGGCCGCAACGCCGGCAAGACCCGGGCGAGCTGGCCGGAAGGCAAGATCTGCGGTCCCTGCTTCACCGTTGCGACCCGCACCCACGGCACCTGCCCCGACTGCGGCCACCACAGGCTACTCCCCGGCCCACCCGCACAGGATGGAGGACCACGGTGCGCCCCCTGCGCCGGTATCCTCCACAACTTCCACTGCGCCCGCTGCAACCACGAAGGTGAGTTCTACCGCCGCGGCATCTGCGCCCGCTGCGCACTCAGGGACGACCTCACCGCCCTGCTGCTCACGAATCCGGCCAATCCGACAACCGCAAACCGCCTGGTCGATATCCTCTGCCAAGCTGATCGACCGGAAAGCATTATCACCTGGAAACGCTCCGCCAAGGTCCAGACGCTCCTGACCTCCATCTCGAGCGGACAGACTCCCCTGAGCCACGAAGGCCTCGACAGTCACCGCGATACGGCGGGACGGGCAGCCGACCACCTCCGGGCCCTACTCGTCCATCACGGGCTCTTCCCCTACCAGGACCCCTATCTGAGCCGCTTCGAAGCCTGGATCGACGTCAAGCTGCGCCCCATGCCGGCCGAAGTTGCCAAACCCGTCGAGCACTTCGCCAAATGGCACCACCTCCGACGCATCCGTGCCATGGCAACCCCAGACACTACGGCCCAGGGGCCGGTGCACTCCGCCAAACAGGAGATCACCGAAACCATCAAGTTCCTCGACTGGCTCTGGCAGACCCATCACCGCACCGCCGCCACCTGCACCCAGCAGGACGTGGACACCTGGCTCACGACCGGGCCGACCACCAGAAAGGCCATCCGGACCTTCTTCATCTTCGCGAAAAAGACCGGCACGAACATGCGAGTCGAGATTGGGCACTACGCCGCTAAAGGCCGGCCTGCCATCCCGCAGGAACAACGCCTTGCCTGGCTAAAGGAACTGCTCACCGGCACCAGCGAGTCCCTGCCCTACAGAGTCGCAGGGACACTGCTCCTCCTCTATGCCCAACCCCTGGTCCGGGTGGCCTCGCTCCGCACCGACGCCATCAGCATCAACGACACCACCGGCGCGATCAGGATCTGTCTTGGCACACACCCCGTTCCGGTCCCGCAGCCTTTCGCGGAACTCCTCAAGCAGCACCTCCGGAACCGCCCCAACCTCCGAACAGCATCAGACGGGGACAGCCAATGGCTATTCCCTGGTACTCGGGCAGGTCAACACCTCCACCCAAACACCATTATGGACAGACTCCGTGGCCTCGGGCTGGACCTGCTCGGCGCACGGAACGCGGCCCTGGACGAGCACCTCTCAGTCACCCCGCCACCACTGGTCGCCGACGCACTCGGATACAGCTACCAGGTCGCCTTCCTCCACGCAGATGCCGCAGAAGAAGCTTGGACGCGTTATGCCAGTGAGCGCACGTGA
- a CDS encoding DUF4193 domain-containing protein gives MATDYDEVRSDVKETQDRSLEVLQSANAPDARSVVTELDEADALDEGLTPGGEIVAEELIVQVIPQAADEFTCYSCFLVRHRSQLARESNGRSYCIECEG, from the coding sequence GTGGCAACCGATTATGACGAAGTCCGTTCCGATGTCAAGGAAACCCAGGACCGTTCCCTGGAGGTATTGCAGTCTGCGAATGCTCCGGATGCCCGCAGCGTCGTCACTGAACTGGACGAAGCGGATGCACTCGATGAGGGTCTGACTCCCGGGGGAGAGATCGTCGCCGAGGAGCTCATCGTTCAGGTCATTCCCCAGGCCGCGGACGAGTTCACCTGCTATTCCTGTTTCCTCGTCCGGCACAGGTCCCAGCTCGCACGCGAAAGCAACGGCCGCTCGTACTGCATCGAGTGCGAAGGCTAG
- a CDS encoding APC family permease produces the protein MMEPSKSIDSSGMDEFGYTQTLDRSIGKFASFAAGVSYISILTGVFQLFYFGFSMAGPAYAWSWPIVFAGQLMVALCFAELAGRYPVAGSVYNWAKRLASGTSAWLAGWLLLLSSIMALGAVALALQLTLPQLWSGFQFVGDGTGPYDFAMNGVVLATIMITISTLINAFGVKLMTRINSVGVFVELVAAVLLILALGWHVVRGPEVFFDTAGFGEGHDLGFFGVFLIGAMASGYVMYGFDTASSLGEETKDPKRTAPKAILRAVTASFLLGGLILLFGILAAPDLTDPKVGSADGGLQHIVLSVLGGPFGKAFLVCIVVAVVVCTLSVHAAAIRMMFAMARDNNLPFSRQLSKVDPVRRTPTVAAIVIGVLAVMPLLINVMQPAIFTILSSISIVLIYLSYLLVTAPMLRNRLLGRWPGDDSDAGFSMGRWGLPVNILAVLWGGAMTVNLVWPRSEIYNSVPPFEWYLQWGGVLFVAAVTAGGALLYRLKIRHQTGVLAEHAAAVAAHPSSGSALQEASAEEQMVESKAT, from the coding sequence ATGATGGAACCCAGCAAGAGTATTGATTCAAGCGGCATGGACGAATTCGGCTACACCCAGACCCTGGACCGGAGCATCGGCAAGTTTGCCAGTTTCGCCGCAGGCGTCAGCTACATCTCCATCCTCACCGGCGTTTTTCAACTGTTCTATTTCGGTTTTTCCATGGCCGGCCCGGCATACGCCTGGTCCTGGCCGATTGTCTTCGCCGGCCAGCTGATGGTGGCGCTGTGTTTTGCCGAGCTGGCCGGCCGCTACCCCGTTGCGGGATCGGTCTACAACTGGGCCAAACGGCTGGCGTCCGGAACCTCGGCATGGCTGGCCGGCTGGCTGCTGCTGCTGTCCTCCATCATGGCGCTGGGGGCAGTGGCACTGGCGCTGCAGCTCACCCTGCCGCAGCTCTGGTCCGGCTTCCAGTTCGTCGGTGACGGCACCGGCCCGTATGACTTCGCCATGAACGGCGTTGTGCTGGCCACCATCATGATCACCATCTCCACCCTCATCAACGCGTTCGGCGTGAAGCTCATGACCAGGATCAACAGCGTCGGCGTTTTCGTGGAGCTGGTCGCAGCCGTCCTGCTGATCCTCGCACTGGGCTGGCACGTGGTGCGCGGGCCTGAGGTCTTCTTCGACACCGCCGGTTTCGGGGAAGGCCATGACCTGGGCTTCTTCGGCGTCTTCCTGATCGGTGCCATGGCTTCCGGCTATGTCATGTACGGCTTTGACACTGCCAGCTCCCTCGGGGAGGAAACAAAGGACCCCAAACGCACCGCGCCCAAGGCCATCCTGCGAGCCGTCACGGCCTCGTTCCTGCTCGGTGGCCTGATCCTGCTTTTTGGCATCCTGGCCGCGCCGGACCTCACCGATCCCAAAGTGGGCTCTGCCGACGGCGGCCTGCAGCACATCGTGCTTTCCGTCCTGGGCGGACCCTTCGGCAAGGCCTTCCTCGTCTGCATCGTGGTGGCCGTGGTGGTCTGCACCCTGTCCGTCCACGCGGCCGCCATCCGGATGATGTTCGCCATGGCCCGGGACAACAACCTGCCGTTCAGCCGGCAGCTCAGCAAAGTTGATCCGGTCCGCAGAACCCCCACTGTTGCGGCCATCGTCATCGGCGTCCTGGCCGTCATGCCACTGCTCATCAACGTCATGCAGCCGGCGATTTTCACGATTCTGTCCAGCATCAGCATCGTGCTGATTTATCTGTCCTATCTCCTGGTCACCGCACCCATGCTGCGCAACCGGCTCCTGGGGAGGTGGCCGGGTGATGATTCCGACGCCGGATTCAGCATGGGCAGATGGGGGCTTCCGGTGAATATCCTCGCTGTCCTGTGGGGCGGCGCCATGACGGTGAACCTGGTCTGGCCGCGCTCGGAGATCTACAACTCGGTGCCGCCGTTCGAGTGGTACCTGCAGTGGGGCGGGGTGCTGTTCGTTGCCGCCGTCACGGCAGGCGGTGCCCTGCTGTACCGCCTGAAGATCCGCCATCAAACGGGGGTGCTCGCCGAGCACGCCGCGGCCGTCGCAGCACATCCGTCGTCGGGCTCCGCCCTGCAGGAAGCATCAGCCGAAGAGCAGATGGTGGAGTCCAAAGCCACCTAA
- a CDS encoding GMC family oxidoreductase translates to MHTDNIENLSERGWDYIIVGGGSAGAAVAARLSEDPDVSVALVEAGPDDRNLPEILQLDRWMELLESGYDWDYPVEPQENGNSFMRHARAKVMGGCSSHNSCIAFWAPREDLDEWESKYGATGWNADAAWPLYRRLETNEDAGPDAPHHGDSGPVHLMNVPPVDPAGVALLDACEQAGIPRAKFNTGTTVVNGADFFQINRRADGTRSSSSVSYIHPIVERENFTLLTGLRARQLVFDADKRCTGVDVVDSAFGRTHRLSAHREVILSTGAIDSPKLLMLSGIGPAAHLAQHGIEVLVDSPGVGEHLQDHPEGVVQFEARQPMVQTSTQWWEIGIFTPTEDGLDRPDLMMHYGSVPFDMNTLRHGYPTTENGFSLTPNVTHARSRGTVRLRSRDFRDKPMVDPRYFTDPEGHDMRVMVAGIRKAREIAAQPAMAAWTGRELSPGVEAQSDEELRDYIRKTHNTVYHPVGTVRMGPADDDMSPLDPELRVKGVTGLRVADASVMPEHVTVNPNITVMMIGERCADLIRAGRSGSMTEEEVQLSASFA, encoded by the coding sequence ATGCATACCGACAACATCGAAAACCTCAGCGAGCGCGGTTGGGACTACATCATCGTCGGCGGCGGATCGGCGGGGGCCGCCGTCGCCGCGCGGCTGAGCGAGGATCCGGACGTGTCCGTTGCCTTGGTGGAGGCCGGCCCGGATGACCGGAACCTTCCCGAGATCCTGCAGCTGGACCGCTGGATGGAGCTGCTGGAATCCGGCTATGACTGGGACTACCCGGTGGAACCGCAGGAGAACGGCAACTCATTTATGCGCCACGCCCGGGCGAAGGTCATGGGCGGCTGCTCCAGCCACAACTCCTGCATCGCATTCTGGGCCCCGCGCGAAGACCTGGACGAGTGGGAGTCCAAGTACGGCGCCACCGGCTGGAACGCTGACGCCGCCTGGCCGCTCTACCGGCGGCTGGAGACCAACGAGGACGCAGGCCCGGACGCGCCGCACCATGGTGACTCAGGCCCCGTGCACCTGATGAACGTGCCTCCGGTGGATCCGGCCGGTGTCGCGCTCCTGGACGCGTGCGAACAGGCCGGGATCCCCCGCGCAAAGTTCAACACCGGAACCACTGTGGTCAACGGCGCCGACTTTTTCCAGATCAACCGCCGCGCGGACGGCACCCGTTCCTCCAGCTCGGTGTCCTACATCCACCCCATCGTGGAGCGCGAAAACTTCACACTGCTGACCGGCCTCCGCGCCCGCCAACTGGTATTCGACGCGGACAAGCGCTGCACAGGCGTGGACGTGGTGGACTCGGCGTTCGGCCGGACCCACCGGCTCTCCGCCCACCGTGAGGTCATCCTGTCCACCGGCGCCATCGACTCCCCCAAGCTGCTCATGCTCTCCGGCATCGGCCCAGCAGCGCACCTGGCCCAGCATGGCATCGAGGTGCTGGTGGACTCACCCGGCGTGGGCGAGCACCTGCAGGACCACCCCGAGGGCGTGGTGCAGTTCGAGGCCAGGCAGCCGATGGTCCAAACTTCGACGCAATGGTGGGAAATCGGCATCTTCACCCCCACCGAGGACGGCCTGGACCGCCCGGACCTGATGATGCACTACGGTTCCGTCCCGTTCGACATGAACACGCTGCGGCACGGCTACCCCACCACGGAGAACGGCTTCAGCCTCACCCCGAACGTCACGCACGCCCGCTCCCGCGGCACCGTCCGGCTGCGCAGCCGCGACTTCCGCGACAAGCCCATGGTGGACCCGCGCTACTTCACGGATCCGGAGGGCCACGACATGCGGGTCATGGTGGCCGGCATCCGCAAGGCCCGCGAAATCGCCGCCCAGCCGGCCATGGCCGCATGGACCGGCCGGGAGCTTTCGCCCGGCGTCGAAGCACAGTCGGACGAGGAACTGCGGGACTACATCCGCAAGACCCACAACACCGTGTACCACCCCGTCGGCACCGTCCGCATGGGCCCGGCCGACGACGACATGTCACCGCTCGATCCCGAGCTGCGGGTCAAGGGCGTCACCGGACTCCGGGTTGCCGACGCCTCCGTCATGCCTGAACACGTCACCGTCAACCCCAACATCACCGTCATGATGATCGGCGAGCGCTGCGCCGACCTGATCCGCGCAGGACGGTCCGGGAGCATGACGGAGGAAGAGGTGCAGCTCAGCGCATCGTTCGCCTGA
- a CDS encoding aldehyde dehydrogenase family protein, whose protein sequence is MTYATTSHDVTASTLFINGSWEPAASGAVRHIHNPADGELADTVSEAGREDAGRAIAAARAAFDSGVWASVPAPERGTFLLKVAAELRQRREKFARAESLDTGKRIAESRIDMDDIAACFEYFGRLAGQQAGRMVDAGDPAVVSKIVYEPVGVCGLITPWNYPLLQAAWKIAPALAAGCTFVLKPSELTPSTAILAMQLLQDLGLPDGVANLVTGPGAEAGAPLSEHPAVDLVSFTGGLETGKRIAAAAAGTVKKVALELGGKNPNVVFADADFDAAVDNALNGAFVHSGQVCSAGARLVVEESIAERFVDELVRRAREIRLGGPFDDDAETGPLISGAHRDKVDAYVQRGMQEGARLRCGGAAPEGQQYDAGFYYQPTVLDRVQRGMSVVVDEAFGPVVTVETFRTEDEAVATANDTIYGLAGAVWTQDAGKAQRVASRLRHGTVWINDYHPYLPQAEWGGFGQSGVGRELGPTGLAEYQEAKHIYQNTSPQVTGWFADHGKES, encoded by the coding sequence ATGACTTACGCCACAACGTCTCATGACGTGACAGCATCCACCCTGTTCATCAACGGCTCGTGGGAGCCGGCCGCCTCCGGCGCGGTGCGCCACATCCACAACCCGGCCGACGGCGAGCTGGCCGACACAGTGTCAGAGGCCGGCCGGGAAGATGCCGGACGGGCCATCGCTGCAGCCCGGGCGGCCTTCGACTCCGGCGTCTGGGCTTCGGTACCGGCACCCGAGCGCGGCACTTTCCTGCTCAAGGTCGCCGCCGAACTGCGCCAACGCCGGGAAAAGTTCGCCCGCGCCGAATCCCTGGACACCGGGAAGCGGATCGCCGAAAGCCGCATCGACATGGACGACATCGCCGCCTGCTTCGAATATTTCGGACGGCTGGCCGGGCAGCAGGCGGGCCGCATGGTCGACGCCGGGGACCCCGCCGTCGTCAGCAAAATCGTCTACGAGCCCGTGGGCGTCTGCGGCCTGATCACACCGTGGAACTACCCCCTGCTCCAGGCCGCCTGGAAGATCGCACCCGCTCTGGCCGCCGGCTGCACCTTCGTCCTTAAGCCCTCGGAGCTGACTCCCTCCACCGCCATCCTCGCCATGCAGCTGCTGCAGGACCTCGGCCTGCCGGACGGCGTCGCCAACCTCGTGACGGGACCCGGTGCGGAGGCGGGGGCACCGCTCTCCGAACACCCCGCCGTCGACCTGGTTTCCTTCACCGGCGGACTGGAAACCGGCAAGCGTATCGCTGCGGCCGCCGCCGGCACCGTGAAAAAGGTGGCGCTGGAACTGGGTGGCAAGAACCCCAACGTGGTGTTTGCCGACGCGGACTTCGACGCCGCCGTCGACAATGCCCTGAACGGGGCATTCGTCCACTCAGGGCAGGTCTGCTCCGCCGGGGCGCGGCTGGTGGTGGAAGAATCAATCGCCGAGCGCTTCGTCGATGAGCTGGTCCGCCGTGCGCGGGAAATCCGACTCGGAGGGCCGTTTGACGACGACGCCGAAACCGGGCCGCTGATCTCCGGGGCCCACCGGGACAAGGTTGATGCCTACGTCCAGCGCGGCATGCAGGAGGGAGCGCGGCTGCGGTGTGGCGGCGCGGCCCCTGAAGGGCAGCAGTACGACGCCGGTTTCTACTACCAGCCCACGGTCCTGGACCGCGTGCAGCGCGGGATGTCCGTCGTCGTGGATGAAGCGTTCGGCCCCGTGGTGACCGTCGAGACCTTCCGCACCGAGGACGAGGCCGTCGCCACGGCCAACGACACCATCTACGGGCTGGCCGGCGCGGTCTGGACTCAGGACGCCGGCAAGGCGCAGCGCGTGGCTTCCCGGCTGCGGCACGGGACGGTTTGGATCAACGACTACCACCCCTACCTGCCCCAGGCCGAGTGGGGCGGCTTCGGCCAGTCCGGCGTCGGCCGCGAACTCGGCCCGACCGGCCTGGCGGAATACCAGGAAGCCAAGCACATCTACCAGAACACCAGCCCCCAGGTGACCGGCTGGTTCGCTGACCACGGGAAGGAGAGCTAG
- a CDS encoding TetR/AcrR family transcriptional regulator has product MGTNTVNSGEQIDRQSRILEAALDLLSRHGISGVSMRAVAREAGVALGLVNYYYDDKTSLIRAALHRVDEQDLQLVAQDPSLTPDEQLRKALRRVAGAELLTTRYLSLRLHLWALAQADEGYAEINAAAFDRYLDGVAALVSNAKPELSWEECRERAADIVVIQNGMWLTSLLGVDNASIQRSIARTEEIAFAPSRRSTSGDAALREL; this is encoded by the coding sequence ATGGGGACAAATACCGTGAACTCCGGCGAACAGATCGACAGGCAGTCGCGCATTCTCGAGGCTGCGCTCGATCTGCTGTCGCGCCACGGCATCTCAGGCGTGAGCATGCGTGCCGTGGCGCGCGAAGCCGGCGTCGCACTGGGCCTGGTGAACTACTACTACGACGACAAAACGAGCCTGATCCGGGCAGCCCTGCACCGGGTGGACGAGCAGGACCTCCAACTGGTGGCCCAGGACCCATCGTTGACGCCGGACGAACAGCTCCGCAAGGCCCTGCGGCGGGTTGCCGGCGCCGAGCTGCTGACCACCCGGTACCTGTCCCTGCGCCTGCACCTGTGGGCCCTCGCCCAGGCCGACGAAGGCTATGCCGAGATCAACGCTGCGGCCTTCGACCGGTACCTCGACGGCGTTGCCGCACTCGTATCCAACGCCAAACCCGAACTCTCCTGGGAGGAATGCCGGGAGCGGGCAGCGGACATCGTCGTCATACAGAACGGCATGTGGCTGACGTCGCTTCTGGGCGTGGACAACGCCTCCATCCAGCGCAGCATCGCCCGCACGGAGGAGATCGCCTTCGCCCCGAGCCGCAGGAGTACCAGCGGGGACGCAGCACTCAGGGAACTCTAA
- a CDS encoding GNAT family N-acetyltransferase — protein sequence MPYSYQLRPSLDTDGPWIAELRAVVMRPDLDRLGRFDPVRVRERFLNGFQPEHTFVVEVAGQNAGVIAVRPEPDAQWIEHFYLAPEHQGKGLGSAVLRQAMDRSRDHRPFRLNVLQGSAARRLYERHGFVLEHQDPVDVFMVAPVP from the coding sequence ATGCCCTACTCGTATCAGCTCCGCCCCAGCCTCGATACTGACGGCCCGTGGATCGCCGAGCTCCGCGCCGTCGTGATGCGTCCGGACCTTGACCGGCTGGGCCGCTTTGACCCGGTTCGCGTGCGCGAGCGCTTCCTCAATGGGTTCCAGCCGGAGCACACCTTCGTCGTCGAGGTGGCGGGGCAGAATGCGGGCGTGATCGCTGTCCGCCCGGAGCCCGACGCGCAGTGGATCGAACACTTTTACCTGGCCCCGGAGCATCAGGGAAAGGGCCTCGGCAGTGCCGTGCTCCGGCAGGCCATGGACCGGTCCCGGGACCACCGGCCCTTCCGCCTGAACGTCCTCCAGGGGAGTGCCGCTCGGCGTCTGTATGAGCGCCATGGTTTCGTACTGGAACACCAGGACCCCGTGGATGTGTTTATGGTGGCACCGGTCCCTTAA
- a CDS encoding ABC transporter substrate-binding protein yields MAKFRARQVAGAAVAITTLLALAACSDPGATAASAPSSGSTVPAAGKTFNLAPEQNRVKVTVDAEAAALVPDAIRADGKLTVVSTGGTAPLSLFATDNKTPIGSEVDIAYAVGETLGLTVEVLPVAWADWPLGVESGKYEAVLSNVTVTEARKEKFDFASYRNDLLGFYAKTDSTIGDIKEAKDVAGKRIIVGSGTNQEAILVRWDEENKTKGLAPVEFQYYDDDSASTLALQSGRADLTFGPNAGAAYKAAKDGKTKEVGTLNGAWPLTAEIAFTTQKGNGLAVAAQAAQAAQAALNTLINDGSYAEILDRWGLSSEAIKTSELNPPGLPKK; encoded by the coding sequence ATGGCGAAATTCAGGGCAAGGCAGGTTGCCGGCGCAGCAGTCGCAATCACCACACTGCTGGCGCTGGCAGCCTGCTCGGACCCGGGCGCGACGGCGGCGTCAGCACCGTCGTCGGGATCCACAGTGCCCGCAGCAGGCAAGACGTTCAACCTGGCCCCGGAGCAGAACCGCGTCAAGGTGACGGTGGACGCCGAGGCCGCCGCATTGGTCCCGGACGCCATCAGGGCGGACGGCAAGCTCACTGTGGTGAGCACCGGCGGCACGGCCCCGCTGAGTCTCTTCGCTACCGACAACAAGACGCCTATCGGCAGCGAGGTGGACATCGCCTATGCGGTCGGCGAGACGCTGGGACTGACGGTGGAGGTGCTTCCCGTGGCCTGGGCCGACTGGCCGCTGGGCGTTGAATCCGGCAAGTACGAGGCAGTCCTTTCCAACGTCACCGTCACCGAGGCGCGCAAGGAGAAGTTCGACTTCGCCAGCTACCGCAACGACCTCCTGGGCTTCTACGCCAAGACCGATTCCACCATCGGCGACATCAAGGAAGCCAAGGACGTCGCCGGCAAGCGCATCATTGTCGGCTCGGGCACCAACCAGGAAGCGATCCTGGTGCGCTGGGACGAAGAGAACAAGACCAAGGGGCTCGCGCCGGTTGAGTTCCAGTATTACGACGACGACTCCGCCTCCACGCTGGCACTCCAGTCCGGCCGTGCGGACCTGACGTTCGGGCCCAACGCCGGGGCGGCCTACAAGGCCGCGAAGGACGGCAAGACCAAGGAAGTGGGCACGCTCAACGGCGCCTGGCCGCTGACCGCCGAAATCGCCTTCACCACACAGAAGGGCAACGGCCTGGCCGTTGCTGCCCAGGCTGCCCAGGCTGCCCAGGCTGCCCTGAACACTCTCATAAACGACGGCAGCTACGCCGAGATCCTGGACCGGTGGGGCCTGTCCTCGGAGGCCATCAAGACCTCCGAACTGAACCCGCCCGGCCTGCCCAAGAAGTAG
- a CDS encoding PxKF domain-containing protein: protein MVYADQIHNTIDAGIDTEAEVMALNVGGAKGATSLALFETGGDGKNGCNLTGQNTLKLSLASSNPGVATVSPSETTFDSCGFTQPLTITPLAAGSANVTVRIISNSTTYLFDVLPAAFRVDVAAPAPSNAAPVLTFSGVENGGSYFKGSVPDAVCVVDDAEDGHETFPAEVSPITGDDSASGVGSQKATCEHTDNGGIYVKSSVTYNIVDASAPVISYTLSPAAADGLAGWYRNSVQLTWTVTEPDSPSTLQLQGCEDQTVALDQLPNEYSCSATSGGGTAGSVSVSIKKDGTAPTVSYADAAGTLGNNDWYLSDVVARFTATDETSGPASATQTVTSSGEGAAISVQSPEFADVAGNTTAAGAVSQTFKIDKTAPEVSYTSAAGTEGTEGWYRSNVVATFTGADETSGPASATKTATSDGEGTAVVVESPAFEDVAGNVTPAGAASASFKVDKTAPEVGFSSTLGDSYFGSTPAAPGCTASDSLSGLAADCTVSGYNAGVGTHTLTATATDKAGNTSTFTQNYTVKAWTLKGFYQPVDMNGVLNTVKGGSTVPAKFEVFAGASEITDPSKMAFSMARITCSLAVLIDDIETTTTGSTSLRYDATGGQFIYNWKTPTGAGTCYQLTMTAADGSTISANFKLK from the coding sequence GTGGTTTACGCGGACCAGATCCACAACACTATCGACGCAGGTATTGATACCGAGGCGGAGGTCATGGCTTTGAACGTGGGTGGGGCGAAGGGTGCCACTTCGCTGGCTCTTTTCGAGACAGGCGGCGACGGAAAGAACGGATGCAACCTTACGGGACAGAACACGCTTAAGCTCAGCCTTGCCTCCAGTAACCCAGGGGTGGCTACTGTGTCACCCTCAGAAACTACGTTCGATTCCTGCGGATTCACTCAGCCGCTGACAATCACGCCACTTGCTGCTGGATCGGCCAACGTCACTGTCCGTATCATCAGCAACTCAACTACGTACCTGTTCGACGTCCTTCCCGCAGCATTCCGCGTCGATGTCGCTGCCCCCGCACCGTCAAATGCTGCGCCAGTCCTGACGTTCAGCGGTGTTGAGAACGGTGGCTCATACTTCAAAGGCTCCGTTCCCGACGCTGTGTGTGTGGTTGACGACGCCGAAGACGGCCACGAGACGTTCCCTGCCGAAGTCAGCCCCATCACGGGCGATGATTCCGCGAGTGGAGTGGGATCGCAGAAGGCGACCTGCGAGCACACGGACAATGGCGGCATCTACGTGAAGAGTTCGGTGACCTACAACATCGTGGACGCCTCGGCCCCGGTGATCAGCTATACCCTCAGCCCCGCCGCGGCGGACGGCCTCGCAGGCTGGTACCGCAACTCTGTGCAGCTGACCTGGACCGTCACCGAACCCGACTCACCCAGCACGCTTCAGCTCCAGGGCTGCGAGGACCAGACCGTGGCGCTGGACCAGCTGCCCAACGAGTACTCCTGCTCCGCCACCAGTGGCGGTGGCACTGCCGGTTCGGTCAGTGTGTCCATCAAGAAGGATGGAACCGCCCCCACCGTCAGCTACGCCGATGCAGCCGGCACGCTGGGCAACAATGACTGGTACCTCTCGGATGTCGTGGCCCGGTTCACCGCCACGGATGAGACGTCAGGCCCGGCCTCGGCCACCCAGACGGTGACGTCCAGCGGCGAAGGCGCTGCCATTTCCGTCCAGAGCCCCGAATTCGCGGACGTAGCGGGCAACACCACCGCCGCCGGTGCTGTTTCCCAGACCTTCAAGATCGACAAGACGGCACCGGAGGTTTCTTACACCTCGGCTGCGGGAACTGAAGGCACGGAGGGCTGGTACCGGAGCAACGTGGTTGCCACGTTCACCGGCGCCGATGAAACGTCCGGTCCGGCTTCTGCAACGAAGACCGCAACCTCGGACGGCGAAGGAACGGCTGTTGTTGTCGAAAGCCCCGCGTTTGAAGACGTCGCCGGCAATGTCACGCCAGCCGGTGCGGCTTCGGCCAGCTTCAAGGTCGACAAGACCGCTCCGGAAGTTGGCTTCAGCTCCACCCTGGGCGACAGCTACTTCGGGTCAACCCCCGCCGCCCCCGGCTGCACAGCCTCGGACTCCTTGTCCGGACTCGCCGCCGACTGCACCGTCAGCGGCTACAACGCCGGGGTGGGCACGCACACGCTGACCGCCACGGCCACGGACAAGGCGGGCAACACCAGCACCTTCACCCAGAATTACACGGTGAAGGCCTGGACCCTCAAGGGCTTCTATCAGCCCGTCGACATGAACGGGGTGCTGAACACCGTCAAGGGCGGCAGCACGGTGCCGGCAAAGTTCGAAGTGTTCGCCGGTGCCTCCGAGATCACCGACCCCAGCAAGATGGCCTTCTCGATGGCCAGGATCACCTGCTCACTGGCTGTCCTGATCGATGACATCGAAACAACCACAACTGGAAGCACGTCGCTTCGGTACGACGCCACGGGCGGGCAGTTCATCTACAACTGGAAGACTCCCACCGGTGCCGGCACCTGCTACCAGCTCACCATGACGGCGGCCGATGGCAGCACCATCAGTGCCAACTTCAAGCTGAAGTAG